The following nucleotide sequence is from Pirellulales bacterium.
CGAAGCTGCTTTTCGATGAGCTTATCGAAATCGACGGCTTTTGTCGTTTTCGATCGCGAACCCGGTGTCAATGGTTCCGCTTCGGATGGGGCTATTCCCGTTGCCATGCGGTTTGCTTCCTCGATGCCTCAATTCCGATCCTCTGACGCCTCCAATAGATTATAGCCGGTTCTGGCGACGAATTTGACCTGGGAAGCAGAACGAATCTCTCAAATCTCGCGTGCTGGCCGCCAACGCTCAGGATTGCCGTCGATATCGCGCGGTTTGTGCGGATTTTCGCGGGCCGCAACGACGAGGATATATTCGGTTGTGGTCGGTTTATCGCACGCATATCCACACCATTCGCGTTGAAATTCTCGACAATCCAAGCGGGTGTAGTACATGTGGGCAACCTGCGATAGACTTCACCATCGACCGACACGACCAATCAAGCTGGCGGTGGGTTCGCATTTCGCATCCTCCATGACGGATCGTCCGTTGTTCAGGAATGTAGGATGTAGTAGATGCACAATTTAACTCTGCCATTCTTCTCACAATCCCTTCCCCCTATTTTACCTTGGCCTTGCCCTTGCCCGCCGACGCGACGGTCGCTGACGAAACCGAGCTTTTGCGGCAGGTTTCCGCGCGCGAGCCATGGAACACGTTGGTGTTGGAGTCTTATCAGATTGTCTTGCGAATTGGCTGGATTTTCAAAACTGAGAGCATCATTATTCCGGCGGTGCTCGATGTGATCTCGGACAACTCTGGATGGCTGCGCGGTTGCCTGCCGGTCATTAATCGCTTTGGCCAGAGCGTACCGCCGGTATTCTATTCTCGAAGGCTCAGCACAAAGTCGCGAAAAAAATGGGCGTTGTTCTCAACCACCATGGTGATGGCAGCGTGCTTTCTGGCCTTGGGATTCGCCTGGGGTGTCGTCGGAGACCACCAAACTCCTTGGATGGCTACGTTGTTCTTGGTGCTCTACGGAATTTTTTCGTCGGTCAATGGTCTGAATATGCTGGCGTTGGGAACACTGCAAGGCAAACTCGTTAGTGTCACTCGACGAGGGCGAGCGATGCTAATTTCAACGGCGGTCGGCGCTGCACTGGCAATCGCGTTTGCGTGGTGGCTGATGGGACGTTGGCTCGAATTGCCACACGGAGGGTTTGGGTACATTTTCAGCTTCACCGGAGTGTTATTTGTATTGGCAGCCCTTTGTGCGCCGTTGTTCGACGAACCGCACGACCAATACAATTTGTCGGTAGTGCATATGGCAGGACATTTTCGCGGCGCATGGCAGATATTTCGCGAAGATGCCAACTTTCGGCGGCTAGCGGGAGTCGCTGTTTTGTTCGGTGTCGTGCTGATCTTGTTTCCACACTATCAAGCGCTGGGGCGCATTCGCCTTGGCTTGACTCGTGAAAATCTTATGCTATGGGTGATCGTGCAAAATGCCGGCGCCGGCGCGTTCAGCATTCTGGCCGGGCCACTGGCCGACCGCCGTGGCAATCGCTTGGTGCTCAGCGGATTGCTGCTGGCGACGGCAACGACCCCAGTATTGGCCGCGCTTCTGGGCAACGCCGAACCAACGTTTGGTAAATCTTGGTACTGGCTGGTGTTTCTACCGCTGGGGCTGACGCCGCTCACGATGAAAACGCTGTCGAACTACACCCTAGAAATCTGTGGTCCAGCCGATCATCCTCGCTATCTGGCAGCACTCGGCCTCTCGTTGGGATTGCCGTTTGTGTTGTCACCACTGGTGGGCTGGCTGATCGACGCGACGAGTTTTGAGGTCGTGTTCCTGGGCGGTGCCATCTTGATCGTCGCTGGCGGCGTGGTATCCTTCGGCCTGCACGAGCCGCGAGACTCCTGCGCAGGGGAGTTGACGGTGCTGCCGGGAGTGCCAGAGGATTAGGAGCTGGAGAGAGTAGGAGACGATGAGAATTGGCACTTCACTCAACTCCATTTTTCCCTTTCTTGCATACTTGCTCACCAAGGGCCAAGTGGCGCGTCGGGCAACTCCTCCGGCTTTGTCTCGACTTTATAGATTTTTAATCCCCGTGCTTGATAATTCGGCAATGCGCGAGGATCATCGAGGTTGCAGGTGTGAACCCACACTCGATTAGCCCCCCATTGCCAACAGCGATCGATGGCAAACGTGAGCAAATGTCCCCCGATGCCGCGGCCGGTCAATTGAGCCACGATGCCGACATAGGCAATTTGGACCGAGTCATCAGCTTGCTTTTCTAGCTCAACGTATCCTGCAGGTAGGCCGCCAGAGGAGATCATCCACGTTTCCAACTGTGGACGGTCGAGATATTCCATCCACTGGGCATACGTCCAAGACAAGCGGCTATACCAAACCCATTGCCCTCCCACGGCCGCATAGAAGAAACGGTTCAACTCCGGAAACGGCTTTGGCACTTGCACAATCGCTACATCGATTGTAGCAGCGGGCAATCGCTTCGGCCGTAACTCCTGGGTTGAATGCGATTCAAGAAAAGTGGTAATTACGTCGCATTGCATAAGGCAAGTATTGTGCGGGTGATCTGGTCAACCAATGGTAACCCAACATTCCCTCATACTAGTGGTAACGCTGTCCTATCGGTGCCTACCCAAATTGGGATCGCCGTTGCGTTGAGCCAATTGGCTGCTAAGCGCGATCAATCGGGAATGCCATCACCTCAGAAATTGTTGCTGCTCCAGCGGCCAACATTACTAGGCGATCGAACCCGAGTGCCACGCCGCAACAAGGCGGCAACCCCGCCTCCATTGCCGCTAGCAACCGGCTGTATTCCGGCAACGGTGGTTTTTCCTCCGCGATCCGCGCCGCATTATTCGCCGCATTGCGTCGTCGCAATTCGGTAGCATCGAGCAATTCATGATAGCCGTTTGCTAATTCGATGCCACTGACATACAGTTCAAACCGCTCCGCCACCGGTGGATTGTCGTTGCGAACGATCGCCAGCGCCGCTTGAGATGCAGGGTAACCAAACAAGATCGTTGGCTGTCGCCGGCCGAGATGCGGTTCGACACACGTCGCCAGCAAAGCGTTCAGCCAGCCATCGCGGTCGTCGTTTAAGCCACTGGGGACATCCGCGCGCAATCGTTCCGCCGCCGCCGCCAACTCGTTGGTCGTTGCTAAATGCGGGTTCACGCCGACATGGCGCTCAAATGCAGTGGCATAACTCAACCTTTCCGCGGGACCACAATGCAAAAGCGACTCGCATAGATCGGACAATAGCTTCATACCTGCCGACATGTCGTCGCCGACTCGGTACCACTCGACCATCGTAAATTCTGGGTTGTGCAGAGGGCCGATTTCACCGCCGCGAAAGGCACGCGTTACTTGATAAATCTCCGTTGCGCCTGCCGCGAGTAACCGTTTCATTCCGAATTCCGGCGACGTTTGCAGCCACAGCCGTCGTCCGCCTTCGGGTCGCCGTGGAATGTCAGCCAGCATTGCACTTAACGGCTCAAGATGTCGATCAACCACGACATCGGCGGAAAGAATCGGCGTCTCGACTTCCAAAAATCTACGCTCGGCAAAGAACGATCGCAACTTCGATAGCAACTCGGCGCGCAGTCGCAGCAGTTCGAGCGATGCCGCCGGCAGATAGTCCAAGCTGCTCACATCCGTCGTTCCAGGTTACCCTTTTAAGCAGCGAATTTTCCTCATGGCAGCCAACGGGTCGCCTTTGAAGCGGAGCAGTTGGGTCGCCCGCTTCCGATCCGGGCGCGATTCGGAAATACGGAAATACATTGCCGCGCTAGGCAAATAGCGGATCAACTTTTTTAGGGTCGATCTTCAAGTCGTGAATTGCCTTTGCGACCAACTTGGGATCTAGCCCTCCCGTTTCGGCCAGCCGATACAGCGCAGCCACTGTAATGCATTCGGCATCGACTTCAAAGTGCCGTCGCAAGACCGCGCGCGTTTCGCTACGCCCGAAGCCATCGGTTCCCAGCGCGAATAGGCCGCCAGGGGTCCAAGGTGCGATTTGCTCGGGGACCGCACGGACATGGTCAGAAGCGGCGATGACGGGGCCTTTGGAACCGGCAAGTTGTTGCTCGAAGTAGCTTTGCCTAGGCTGCTCGTCGGGGTGCAGCATGTTCCAGCGCCGGGCGGCGTGCGCATCTTTGCGGAGCGCCTTGTAGCTGGTCACGCTCCATAGCGTGCTGCCGACGTCAAATTTTTCGGCGAGGATTTGCTGAGCTACTTGCACGCAGCGCAAAATCGGCCCGCTGCCAAAAAGCTGCACGTGTTTGCCGCTTTTTGTCTCGACGTTTGACAGTTTGTAAATGCCACGGATGATGCCTTCCTCGATGCCGGCTGGCATTGGAGGCATTTCGTAGTTTTCGTTGTGAACGGTAATGTAATAAATGGCGTCTTCGCCTTTTTCGTACATCCGCTTCATGCCATCGAGAATGATCACGGTCGATTCATAGACGAAAGCCGGGTCATACGCTCGCACGGTGGGAAAAGCCGACGCGATCAAGTGACTGTGGCCGTCTTGATGTTGCAGGCCTTCACCGTTGAGCGTCGTACGGCCGGCGGTTCCACCCAGCATAAAACCGCGGCAGCGGGCATCGCTGGCAGCCCAAATCAAATCGCCGATCCGCTGGAAGCCAAACATCGAGTAGTAAATGAACATCGGAATCATCGGTACGCCGTGGGCGGAATAGGCCGTGCCCGCGGCAATAAACGATGACATCGAACCGGCCTCGGTAATGCCTTCTTCCAAGATTTGGCCATCGACGGCCTCGTGATAGTAAAGCACCTGATCGGAATCGACCGGCTCATAAAGCTGGCCGGTATGCGCATAGATGCCGCATTGTCGAAACAGTGCATCCATCCCGAAGGTGCGAGATTCGTCCGGCACGATCGGCACGATATACTTGCCGATTTTTTTGTCTTTGAGCAGAGAAGACATCAGTGTGACGACACCAGTGGTCGTCGAAACTTCGCGTCCGACGCTTTTCTCGATGAAGCCGCGGTATTCCTCCAACGATGGAATTTCGAGCGTAGGCGCATGACTCGTCCGGCTGGGGATAAATCCGCCCAATGATTCGCGTCGCTCGCGCAGATATTTCATTTCCGGTGTGTCGTCGGCCGGTTTATAGAACGGGGCTTTGGCCACGTCATCGTCCGAGATTGGAATGCCGAAGCGAGAGCGGAATTCCCGCAGCTCGCGCTCGTTGACTTGCTTCACCTGATGCGTGATGTTGCGGCCTTCGCCCGATTCGCCCAGGCCGTAACCTTTGATGGTCTTGGCGAGAATCACCGTTGGTTTGCCGACCGAGTCAACGGCTGCTTTATACGCGGCATAGACCTTTTCCGGATCGTGTCCGCCACGCTTGAGTTTGCTGAGCTTTTCATCGGAAAGATGATCGACCAATTCGAGCAGTTCGGGATACTTGCCAAAAAATTTCTCGCGGATGTAGCTGCCCGGGGCGACGACGTACTTTTGATATTCACCGTCAACAATTTCTCCCATCCGCTTTACAAGCAGTCCGGTCTCATCTTTTTCGAGAAGCGAATCCCAGTCTTCGCCCCAAATCACTTTGATCACGTTCCAGCCTGCGCCGCGGAAAATTGCTTCAAGTTCTTGGATAATCTTACCGTTGCCACGCACGGGCCCATCGAGGCGCTGCAAATTGCAGTTGACGACGAAGATGAGGTTATCGAGGTTTTCGCGCGCGGCTAGTGTGATTGCGCCGAGTGTTTCCGGTTCGTCCGTCTCGCCGTCGCCGATAAAACACCAGACCTTTTGCCGGCTGGTATCTTTGATGCCGCGGTCTTCGAGGTACTTGTTGAAGCGGGCTTGATAGATCGCCATCAGCGGGCCAAGTCCCATGGAAACGGTCGGGTATTCCCAAAAATCGGGCATCAGCCACGGATGCGGATAGCTCGACAATCCGCCACCCGGTTGCAACTCTTCACGGAAATTGTTGAGTTGTTCCTCGCTGAGCCGGCCCTCTAAAAACGCACGGGCATAGATTCCCGGCGATGCGTGGCCCTGAATATAAACCTGGTCGCCGCTGAAATCGTTGCCGCGGCCGCGAAGGAAATGATTAAACGCCACTTCATAGAGCGTAGCGGCGGAGGCGAAAGTAGAAATATGCCCACCAATGCCATGGCTTTCGCGATTGGCCCGCGTGACCATCGCCATGGCATTCCAGCGGATAATGCTCTTAATGCGGCGCTCGATCTCGCGGTTTCCGGGATATGGTGGCTGCCGGTCGACAGCGATGGTATTGATATAGGGGGTTGTGGCGCTGAACGGCAACTGCACACCCGCTTGATGGGCCGTTTCGTTGAGTTTGGCCAGTAGGAATGTCGCTCGTTCGGGGCCTTTGCTTTGGACCACGTACCGGAGCGATTCGAGCCATTCCTCGGTCTCCTCAGGATCAGCGTCTTCGACGGAATATGTGGTAGCCAATTCGCCGGTTAGCTCCGGCTGGGCAACTTCCGACTCAGTCCCTTCAGGAACGACGAAACCCTCCGTTTCGTCGATCGTTTGGTTGGCAGCGTAGGCTTCCCCCTCGCTTTGTGCTACGTCGTCGGCCGAATGATCGCCGTTGGTTGTGCCGTTGCAGGCCGTGTTGGAACGAGACTTTGTGCTGCGAATATCAGTATGAGCCATGAGCCAGGAATCTCTGGGTGACGATGTTGCTGTTTCTTGTGAACTGACGTAACTCCTGCATTATCCAGAACTCAGGAAATAGGGTAAAGGGGGACTGCGAGTAGCAAGCGATGCGCCAAAATGCGTTCTTGCGCTACCATTCCGGTTGCAACTCCTGCTGCATTCTATACGGCGGCCAGGGGTTTGTGGCGAGAATAATTCAGCGGCGAATTACTTATGGAGACGCTTGCCGAGATTGTTCAAAGTCGCCATCGTCCGGAATGAGCCACAATCGAATTGATGTTACCTCCCCATTCGTTCGCTCAACCGCTTTACTCGGTCTGTGTAGCTCCAATAAGTTGCTTTGCAAAAAAGATTGACGATAAAAAGATTGACGATAAATCGGACAGCCATATTCTTTCGCGGCTGTATCAATTACGGACTAGCTTTCGCGCGCGGCTGAATCGATAATACTCGGCACGATGGCTGCTTCACTATTTTCCAATCAAACGTTGTGCGAGCTTGCCCCTGGGCAAGAGGGAGATTTTTTTGCCCTCTTATCGGCGAAGGAGGAACTCACCACGCGTGAAGGAAAGCCCTATTTCAAAGTGGTGTTTCGCGATGCCGGTCGAGAGATAAGCACGCCGCTATGGCACGATTCGGCCTGGGCGGCGGAGTGCCGATCGGCTTGGACGGTCGGCGCGTTTTATAAGCTGCGGGCAGTCTATCGCGAGACAAATTTTGGACCGCAACTTGAAATCGAGAAAATCCGCCTGGTGACGGCAGCGGATGCTGCCGACGGGTTCGATCCACTCATGCTCCAGCCGCGGTCGCGATTCGATCCGGCCAAAATGTTCGAGGAGCTGGCCGGCATTGCCAAAGAGCGGATCGAAGATGAGTCGCTACGAGGCTTGGTCGTCGATATCTTGCAAAACCATCGCGTGGCTCTGCTGACGCTGCCGGCCGCAACGCGCAACCATCATGCATACGTTGCCGGTTGGCTCGAACATACGCTCAGCGTGACACGCAGCGTTCTGTATCTGGCCGACAAGTATGACGAGTATTACCCAGACATGCAGCCGCGGCTGGATCGAGGAGTCGCAGTAGCCGGGGCGATTTTGCACGACGTCGGCAAGCTGCGTGAGTACGAGCAGCAACCGACCGGCGCAATCTATACCGCCGAAGGAAATCTAATCGGCCACATGCTGCAAGGGCGCGACATTGTTCGCGAGGCGGCAGCCAGTCGCAACATTTCCCCGGAAATGCTACTGCGGTTGGAGCACATCATAATCTCCCACCAAGGCAAGCCAGAATGGGGTGCGCCGAAAGTGCCTATGACGCCCGAGGCGCTCGTCGTTCACTATGCCGACGACTTGGATGCAAAATACAACATGCTGTTCCAGACGCTGCGGGACGACAAATCGTCGGGGCCGATGACTTCGAAAAAGAATCAACTTTATCAGCAGGTGTTTCGCGGCTTGCCTTGACGAAAGCGTACATACCTCGGCGTCCAATTCCACGGAACCTTCCGACACGAACAGAATTGGATGGCGTGTTTACGCATTCGGCGGATTCAGCGAATCGGACGCTGAATCTTCAAACTGCGCACGTCGGGAATCGCCTCCATGCAGGTCAAGATCGTCGTCAGTGCATTTTCATCCGACAAGTGGAGATCCAAGAGCAGGCCGCTTTCGTTGGTCTTGAAGTCGCGCTGATATTCCACTTCCACGACGGAAACTCCAATCGCTTGCAGTTCGCCGATGATCTGGTCACGGACCGTGGGGTTGTCAAGTTTCAATTCGGCTCGCCGCAACAGTGGGGAGCCGTGATTATTCTCGACGCGGCGTAAAACGATCAAGACGATCAGTGACACGATAGTCGCGGCGGCTGTTTCCAAATACATTCCGCCACCTGCGGCCAATCCCAACGCCCCCACCAGCCACAGGCTGGCCGCAGTCGTCAACCCTTGGATACTCAGCCCGGTTCGCAAGATTGCTCCCGTTCCCAAGAAACCGATACCGGTGACAACGCTGGCCGCGATGCGCGACGGATCGGTGGCGATCAGGTCGGTTTTCTCATAAAGCTGGAAGTAATAGAACTGGGTAGAGACGAGCATGAACAACGTCGAGGCCAATCCCACGAGCAAATGGGTCCGCAATCCCGCAACATGGCCGCTGCGTTCTCGCTCGTAACCTATCGCGCCTCCCGCGATGATCCCTACCGCCATCCGCAGCAACATTTCCGACGGCGCAATGACCATGATGTACTCCGCTAAATAGTTTCTCCGGCGCATCCCGGCTCGTCTGTTTACATACATTTATCTCGCGATCATCAGCCAGGCAATCGCCCTTTGAGCTTTTCGGGGCCGAACGGCCCCGGCTCGGCGATCAGCTTGCGGGCGGCGTCTACTTGCTCCCAGACGTTCCACAACAGCACTCCCCGCACCCGGCCGTCTCGCAGGTAGTAAACGACTCCCTCTCGGTACGGCTGCTTCCAATCGGCAAACGTCTCCAGCCGAGAGTCTACTTCACCGACAGCCTCGAAGCCCAATTCGAACAGGTCCGAATAGAATGACGGCAGGTAATCGTAAGCGACGGCTCGACCGGCCATCGATTGTCCCGCCAGCCGGCCCATCGTGTTGGCATTGTCTTCGTGCTCCACACGGAGCCGTTTGTCCAGGGACAGGTTGTAGAAGTTGGCCACGTCTCCGGCGGCATAAATATTCGGGTGACTGGTTCGCAGTGAGGCGTCCACCCGAATCCCATTCTCCACTTCCAGACCTGCCGCTTGGGCCAGTTCAACATTCGGTAAAATGCCGATTCCCGCCACCACGCCGTTCGCTTCGATCTCGCGCTCGGTCTGGTCAACGGCACTGCGAACTTTCAGCACCGGCCGACCGCCGTGCGTGTCCAGATCATGTACCAACTGTCCTGGCAGAACTTCGACTCCCTGCTGCCGGTAGTATTCATTGAGGTTCGTGGCCAGGTCGAGCGGAAAAATGCGGGAACCGATCCCCGCTTCGGGGAAAACCATGACGACTTTCTTGCCGTTCATCGCCAGGGCCGCTGCAACCTCAGAGCCGATGAAACCGCCGCCAATCACCGCAAAGTGCTCTTCGGCCTGCGACAAAGCGCGAAGTCGCTGGTAATCGTCCACGGTGCGGAAGTAGATGATCTGTTTGCCGCCGAAAGGAAGTCGTCTCGGTGTGCCGCCCGTGGCCAAGAGCAGCTTATCGTAGCCGTAGGTAGTCCCCTCGTCGTCGGTAACGCACTTTTTCTCCGAATCCAATTGTCGGGCCGTCCGCCCCAGGTAGAGCGCCAATCCCTGACGGTCGACCTGACGCCAAATACTCTCGAAGGGTTTGCCCGTCCAAAGCTTCTTGGACAATGGAGGGCGGTCATAAGGCGGGTGCGTTTCGGCACAGAGCAGGCCAATCGAGCCGCCAGGATCGACCTCACGGATGCCGTCAACCGCCGCCGCCGCTGTCATCCCGCCACCAACGATCAAGTACTTGTTGTTTGGCATGATTCACTCCCCTTTGTTCTAAGGTAATGTTCCGTCGGCAAAGACACTTCGGCTGAATGCGTTGAAGGCACCGGCAGCGTTTGGGGCCAACGACTTGCGCTGCTGGGCCAGTTCCTTGTTCATCCGTAATAAAAGTGGTTCTTGTTCAGTCATCAGAGCGAATGAACGAAAGGTGGAATTTGATTGACTGGGAAATGGATGGCAGCCATTGCTGGACGCTCGCACTGCCCATTGCCCTCACACAATCATACGGCGTCGGCCAAG
It contains:
- the genX gene encoding EF-P lysine aminoacylase GenX; this translates as MSSLDYLPAASLELLRLRAELLSKLRSFFAERRFLEVETPILSADVVVDRHLEPLSAMLADIPRRPEGGRRLWLQTSPEFGMKRLLAAGATEIYQVTRAFRGGEIGPLHNPEFTMVEWYRVGDDMSAGMKLLSDLCESLLHCGPAERLSYATAFERHVGVNPHLATTNELAAAAERLRADVPSGLNDDRDGWLNALLATCVEPHLGRRQPTILFGYPASQAALAIVRNDNPPVAERFELYVSGIELANGYHELLDATELRRRNAANNAARIAEEKPPLPEYSRLLAAMEAGLPPCCGVALGFDRLVMLAAGAATISEVMAFPIDRA
- a CDS encoding MgtC/SapB family protein, whose product is MVIAPSEMLLRMAVGIIAGGAIGYERERSGHVAGLRTHLLVGLASTLFMLVSTQFYYFQLYEKTDLIATDPSRIAASVVTGIGFLGTGAILRTGLSIQGLTTAASLWLVGALGLAAGGGMYLETAAATIVSLIVLIVLRRVENNHGSPLLRRAELKLDNPTVRDQIIGELQAIGVSVVEVEYQRDFKTNESGLLLDLHLSDENALTTILTCMEAIPDVRSLKIQRPIR
- a CDS encoding HD domain-containing protein gives rise to the protein MAASLFSNQTLCELAPGQEGDFFALLSAKEELTTREGKPYFKVVFRDAGREISTPLWHDSAWAAECRSAWTVGAFYKLRAVYRETNFGPQLEIEKIRLVTAADAADGFDPLMLQPRSRFDPAKMFEELAGIAKERIEDESLRGLVVDILQNHRVALLTLPAATRNHHAYVAGWLEHTLSVTRSVLYLADKYDEYYPDMQPRLDRGVAVAGAILHDVGKLREYEQQPTGAIYTAEGNLIGHMLQGRDIVREAAASRNISPEMLLRLEHIIISHQGKPEWGAPKVPMTPEALVVHYADDLDAKYNMLFQTLRDDKSSGPMTSKKNQLYQQVFRGLP
- a CDS encoding NAD(P)/FAD-dependent oxidoreductase — its product is MPNNKYLIVGGGMTAAAAVDGIREVDPGGSIGLLCAETHPPYDRPPLSKKLWTGKPFESIWRQVDRQGLALYLGRTARQLDSEKKCVTDDEGTTYGYDKLLLATGGTPRRLPFGGKQIIYFRTVDDYQRLRALSQAEEHFAVIGGGFIGSEVAAALAMNGKKVVMVFPEAGIGSRIFPLDLATNLNEYYRQQGVEVLPGQLVHDLDTHGGRPVLKVRSAVDQTEREIEANGVVAGIGILPNVELAQAAGLEVENGIRVDASLRTSHPNIYAAGDVANFYNLSLDKRLRVEHEDNANTMGRLAGQSMAGRAVAYDYLPSFYSDLFELGFEAVGEVDSRLETFADWKQPYREGVVYYLRDGRVRGVLLWNVWEQVDAARKLIAEPGPFGPEKLKGRLPG
- a CDS encoding GNAT family N-acetyltransferase; this translates as MPAATIDVAIVQVPKPFPELNRFFYAAVGGQWVWYSRLSWTYAQWMEYLDRPQLETWMISSGGLPAGYVELEKQADDSVQIAYVGIVAQLTGRGIGGHLLTFAIDRCWQWGANRVWVHTCNLDDPRALPNYQARGLKIYKVETKPEELPDAPLGPW
- the aceE gene encoding pyruvate dehydrogenase (acetyl-transferring), homodimeric type; translation: MAHTDIRSTKSRSNTACNGTTNGDHSADDVAQSEGEAYAANQTIDETEGFVVPEGTESEVAQPELTGELATTYSVEDADPEETEEWLESLRYVVQSKGPERATFLLAKLNETAHQAGVQLPFSATTPYINTIAVDRQPPYPGNREIERRIKSIIRWNAMAMVTRANRESHGIGGHISTFASAATLYEVAFNHFLRGRGNDFSGDQVYIQGHASPGIYARAFLEGRLSEEQLNNFREELQPGGGLSSYPHPWLMPDFWEYPTVSMGLGPLMAIYQARFNKYLEDRGIKDTSRQKVWCFIGDGETDEPETLGAITLAARENLDNLIFVVNCNLQRLDGPVRGNGKIIQELEAIFRGAGWNVIKVIWGEDWDSLLEKDETGLLVKRMGEIVDGEYQKYVVAPGSYIREKFFGKYPELLELVDHLSDEKLSKLKRGGHDPEKVYAAYKAAVDSVGKPTVILAKTIKGYGLGESGEGRNITHQVKQVNERELREFRSRFGIPISDDDVAKAPFYKPADDTPEMKYLRERRESLGGFIPSRTSHAPTLEIPSLEEYRGFIEKSVGREVSTTTGVVTLMSSLLKDKKIGKYIVPIVPDESRTFGMDALFRQCGIYAHTGQLYEPVDSDQVLYYHEAVDGQILEEGITEAGSMSSFIAAGTAYSAHGVPMIPMFIYYSMFGFQRIGDLIWAASDARCRGFMLGGTAGRTTLNGEGLQHQDGHSHLIASAFPTVRAYDPAFVYESTVIILDGMKRMYEKGEDAIYYITVHNENYEMPPMPAGIEEGIIRGIYKLSNVETKSGKHVQLFGSGPILRCVQVAQQILAEKFDVGSTLWSVTSYKALRKDAHAARRWNMLHPDEQPRQSYFEQQLAGSKGPVIAASDHVRAVPEQIAPWTPGGLFALGTDGFGRSETRAVLRRHFEVDAECITVAALYRLAETGGLDPKLVAKAIHDLKIDPKKVDPLFA
- a CDS encoding MFS transporter, yielding MPADATVADETELLRQVSAREPWNTLVLESYQIVLRIGWIFKTESIIIPAVLDVISDNSGWLRGCLPVINRFGQSVPPVFYSRRLSTKSRKKWALFSTTMVMAACFLALGFAWGVVGDHQTPWMATLFLVLYGIFSSVNGLNMLALGTLQGKLVSVTRRGRAMLISTAVGAALAIAFAWWLMGRWLELPHGGFGYIFSFTGVLFVLAALCAPLFDEPHDQYNLSVVHMAGHFRGAWQIFREDANFRRLAGVAVLFGVVLILFPHYQALGRIRLGLTRENLMLWVIVQNAGAGAFSILAGPLADRRGNRLVLSGLLLATATTPVLAALLGNAEPTFGKSWYWLVFLPLGLTPLTMKTLSNYTLEICGPADHPRYLAALGLSLGLPFVLSPLVGWLIDATSFEVVFLGGAILIVAGGVVSFGLHEPRDSCAGELTVLPGVPED